A genomic region of Oryza glaberrima chromosome 1, OglaRS2, whole genome shotgun sequence contains the following coding sequences:
- the LOC127775507 gene encoding uncharacterized protein LOC127775507, which yields MGSDLKEMKYRRRIGLDERAQCSEQRALDWHALKQDPVELLRKLDELREQITRTCQIVEPPREHRRAGRRALSLLPENPEPPPMPGYHRSRYGGGRYGHGLPPSPYEPLRPEIGERYSRQSSGRYRQYQGRQWDGCGVGHGNYNPSYTCSCPHCLHGQRTAPQEEHIPMARYFAGQHECYRFERSPSVSSDYDRRSVASSLYSHRSVSKKRAEYFRKKAEHLCRPVYGAAPFVVCSSCYQLLQVPMEKCMGRNRLQCGSCSQIVSLKREEKVIPFSPSASFCVPKIEQGSNDQTRRDFEHQLNEFANSAFYNLNEHSSMQINIDFGDDHSVSSSISHDRTEKGCGSSRSIQLKTDGLLLSPSRSGDIESPKDILCERDAECQVEPSDARVSPCSPVLEDKLVDPLCSQEKDNNSEDLGMANISDVNCKGEHKVNDDDDGSLSMGSEQKRKECDEDSLVDESMCKTHEQKSKDDHSSPEDVSKTHEFDSTKDNISSAVDGNEKHEFESKKDDTNSLEGESLNKEHEQKSKEDENSGLEGENVKKGFDKNNKENENSALEDANAPLEDTRNASDAASLSEISEEKKTEEENGSLDQPFVEDGNAFAESGGSSFNERTNSGFSRGSSETALEEDQPSTGKSGDSSFFAGFLKKGFKDLSLFNQSMDSVKVSINGHPISERALKKAEKKAGPVEPGSYWYDYRAGFWGVMGRECIGIIPPFIREFNYPMASNCASGDSGVFVNGRELHQRDLDLLVGRGLPRISGKSYSVEISGNITDEETGKKLRSLGKLAPTIEKLKRGFGMHVPEEFR from the exons ATGGGGAGCGATCTGAAGGAGATGAAGTACAGGCGGAGGATTGGGCTCGACGAGCGGGCGCAATGCAGCGAGCAGAGGGCGCTCGACTGGCACGCGCTGAAGCAGGACCCCGTGGAGTTGCTCCGCAAGCTGGACGAGCTGAGGGAGCAGATCACGAGGACCTGCCAGATCGTCGAGCCGCCGCGGGAGCACCGTCGGGCGGGCCGACGAGCGCTCTCGCTGCTCCCTGAGAACCCTGAGCCGCCACCAATGCCAGGGTATCACCGCTCACGCTATGGTGGTGGGCGGTATGGGCACGGCTTGCCGCCGAGCCCCTACGAGCCGCTGCGCCCTGAGATTGGGGAGAGGTACTCCAGACAGTCAAGTGGGCGGTATCGGCAGTATCAAGGGAGGCAATGGGATGGCTGTGGAGTTGGACATGGGAATTACAATCCTTCTTATACATGTTCCTGTCCGCATTGTCTACATGGACAGAGAACTGCACCACAAGAAGAGCACATTCCAATGGCGAGATACTTTGCTGGGCAGCATGAGTGCTACCGGTTTGAAAGGTCGCCATCTGTCTCATCGGACTATGACCGGAGGTCCGTAGCATCATCATTGTACTCGCATCGGTCGGTTTCAAAGAAGAGAGCAGAGTATTTCCGGAAGAAGGCAGAGCATCTTTGCCGTCCTGTTTATGGCGCCGCCCCTTTTGTTGTGTGCAGTTCTTGTTATCAGCTGTTGCAGGTTCCAATGGAAAAATGTATGGGGAGGAATCGGCTGCAGTGTGGGTCTTGCTCTCAGATTGTCAGTTTGAAGCGTGAGGAGAAAGTTATCCCCTTCTCACCATCAGCATCCTTTTGTGTGCCCAAAATTGAGCAAGGTTCAAATGATCAAACTAGGCGAGATTTTGAGCACCAGCTCAATGAGTTTGCCAATTCTGCCTTTTATAATTTGAATGAGCATAGCAGCATGCAAATCAACATAGACTTTGGTGATGATCATTCAGTTTCTTCTTCCATTAGTCATGATAGGACTGAGAAAGGATGTGGATCAAGCAGGAGCATTCAGTTAAAAACAGATGGGCTCTTGTTGTCTCCAAGCAGATCTGGAGATATTGAGAGCCCGAAGGATATATTATGCGAAAGAGATGCTGAATGTCAGGTAGAACCTTCAGATGCTCGAGTCAGCCCATGTTCCCCAGTTTTAGAGGACAAACTTGTTGATCCATTGTGCAGCCAGGAAAAGGATAATAATAGTGAGGACCTAGGCATGGCTAATATATCTGATGTAAATTGCAAAGGAGAACACAAAgttaatgatgatgatgatgggagTCTTAGTATGGGAAGTGAACAGAAGAGAAAGGAATGCGATGAAGATTCCCTTGTAGATGAAAGCATGTGCAAAACCCATGAACAGAAGAGCAAGGACGATCACTCTAGCCCTGAAGATGTTAGCAAAACTCATGAATTTGATAGTACAAAAGATAATATTAGCAGTGCTGTAGATGGAAATGAAAAGCATGAGTTTGAAAGCAAAAAAGATGATACCAATAGTCTTGAAGGTGAAAGTTTGAACAAGGAACATGAGCAAAAGAGCAAAGAAGACGAAAATAGTGGCCTTGAAGGTGAGAATGTTAAGAAGGGGTTTGACAAAAACaacaaagaaaatgaaaatagtGCCCTTGAAGATGCCAATGCCCCCCTTGAAGATACTAGAAATGCCTCTGATGCGGCGAGCTTAAGCGAGATatctgaagaaaagaaaacagaggaAGAAAATGGAAGTTTGGACCAGCCTTTTGTTGAAGATGGCAATGCCTTTGCAGAGAGTGGGGGATCATCATTTAATGAGCGTACAAATTCTGGTTTTTCCCGTGGTTCTTCTGAGACTGCATTAGAAGAAGATCAGCCCTCAACTGGAAAGAGTGGGGATTCGTCATTTTTTGCTGGTTTCCTGAAGAAGGGTTTCAAGGACCTTTCTTTATTTAATCAGTCCATGGACAGCGTTAAGGTTTCAATTAATGGCCATCCTATCTCTGAAAGAGCTCTTAAGAAGGCAGAGAAAAAAGCTGGTCCTGTTGAGCCTGGCTCGTATTG GTACGACTACCGTGCTGGGTTTTGGGGTGTCATGGGGCGAGAATGTATCGGCATTATCCCT CCATTCATAAGAGAATTCAATTACCCGATGGCCAGTAACTGTGCTAGTGGGGATAGTGGTGTTTTCGTGAATGGCAGAGAACTTCATCAGAGAGATCTAGATTTGCTTGTAGGAAGAGGGCTTCCACGCATCTCTGGCAAATCATATTCTGTAGAGATTTCTGGAAATATTACTGATGAAGAAACTGGCAAGAAGCTACGCAGTCTTGGCAAACTTGCTCCCAC
- the LOC127760326 gene encoding uncharacterized protein LOC127760326, with product MSRKQQGVVERGGDGKVVWDMGSSLYDSYELASLCRILDRHIGTDLPSLHGEPRQEGLAAGAPPPPPTERNGQQVVVLRDDRRGRTGTGRKVTLRTLFRAAASWAIRQRKAHDCACVGAATTGAIQPVVSPGRPA from the exons ATGTCTCGGAAGCAACAAGGCGTcgtagagagaggaggagatggcaagGTGGTATGGGACATGGGGAGCTCGCTGTACGACTCCTACGAGCTGGCCTCGCTGTGCCGAATCCTGGACAGGCACATCGGCACCGACCTGCCGTCGTTGCACGGCGAGCCACGGCAGGAGGggctcgccgccggagcgccgccgccgccgcctacggaGAGGAACGGGCAGCAGGTCGTGGTGCTCAGGGACGACCGCCGAGGCAGGACCGGGACCGGCAGGAAGGTGACGCTGCGAACGCTGTTCAGGGCAGCGGCGTCATGGGCGATCAGGCAGAGGAAGGCGCATGACTGTGCCTGTGTTGGCGCAGCTACCACTGGAGCAATCCAACCGGTTGTCTCTCCGGGCCGGCCG GCATGA
- the LOC127769562 gene encoding uncharacterized protein LOC127769562, which translates to MEQLRQLGEAVGSINALMAFEADLRINPRQCRLLADACARALAAVTGQVRAQLRFDERGAKWRAIEAPLRELHRAFRDAETYVRQCLDPRGSWWARAAAMAHGTECVEQHLHNVLWCVAVALEAIDAAGEIAGSDPDELARGRLVLARKYDRDMLDPKLFEHAFGKLYLVSQELVARMDMAWKEDRWVMSQMFDEMKGPAASKPLSKNEHRLAELLAAAMGKLHPASVLLGSDYSVRRRLGGRLKEVHWMGESFAMKHFIGDTDAAGAEVALLCSVAHPNVAHAAYCFHDEEKKEYFVVMDQLMAKDLGSYVKEVSCPRRRIPFPLVVAVDIMLQIARGMEYLHAKRINHGELNPSNVLVKPRQPDGGYVHVKVAGYGQPAGITAGGAKASANGNANGNDNSCIWYAPEVLRSDGVADAAAAGRCTEKADVYSFAMICFELLTGKVPFEDNHLQGDKTSKNICAGERPLFPFQAPKYLTALTKRCWHADPAQRPAFASICRVLRYVKRFLILNPEQQQQQQGQTDDAPKPAVDYLDIEAQLLKKLPAWQRGGEAPRVADVPFQMFAYRVMEREKAAGAVHVAKDRASDSGSDGNSLYGDENGFGAMSPEHTFSAVSNGTLRSRPASSDGRLPTAKKADGKAPRQAGPQPKVKPVNTAARTPQSARRALGVKPDDHLQTNGAPTARRRTPEMASE; encoded by the exons ATGGAGCAGCTCCGGCAACTCGGCGAGGCGGTGGGTAGCATCAACGCGCTCATGGCGTTCGAGGCCGACCTCCGCATCAACCCGCGGCagtgccgcctcctcgccgacgcctgcgcgcgcgcgctaGCCGCCGTCACGGGGCAGGTTCGCGCCCAGCTCCGCTTCGACGAGCGCGGCGCCAAGTGGCGCGCCATCGAGGCGCCGCTCCGCGAGCTCCACCGCGCCTTCCGCGACGCCGAGACGTACGTCAGGCAGTGCCTGGACCCCCGCGGCAGCTGGtgggcgcgcgccgcggccatggcgcaCGGCACCGAGTGCGTGGAGCAGCACCTCCACAATGTCCTGtggtgcgtcgccgtcgcgctcgaggccatcgacgccgccggcgagatcgcCGGCTCCGACCCGGACGAGCTCGCCAGGGGGCGGCTGGTGCTCGCCAGGAAGTACGACAGGGACATGCTCGATCCCAAGCTGTTCGAGCACGCGTTCGGCAAGCTATATCTGGTCTCCCAAGAGCTCGTTGCAAGGATGGACATGGCGTGGAAGGAGGACAGATGGGTGATGTCGCAAATGTTCGACGAAATGAAAGGCCCTGCGGCGTCGAAACCTCTGAGCAAAAACGAGCACCGCCTCGCCGAGCTCCTCGCTGCGGCGATGGGGAAGCTGCACCCGGCATCTGTCCTTCTTGGCAGCGACTACAGCGTCCGGAGGCGGCTCGGCGGCCGGCTCAAGGAGGTGCATTGGATGGGGGAGAGCTTTGCGATGAAGCATTTCATCGGGGACACcgatgccgccggcgccgaggtcGCGCTCCTGTGTTCGGTGGCGCACCCGAACGTCGCGCACGCCGCGTACTGCTTCCAcgacgaggagaagaaagagtACTTCGTGGTCATGGACCAGCTCATGGCCAAGGACCTCGGGAGCTACGTCAAGGAGGTGAGCtgcccgcggcggcggatcccgttcccgctcgtcgtcgccgtcgacattATGCTGCAGATCGCGCGCGGGATGGAGTACCTGCACGCGAAGAGGATAAACCACGGCGAGCTGAACCCTTCCAACGTGCTCGTCAAGCCGCGCCAACCCGATGGCGGCTACGTGCATGTGAAGGTCGCCGGATATGGGCAGCCAGCTGGCATCACAGCCGGCGGCGCAAAAGCTTCCGCCAATGGCAACGCCAACGGCAACGACAACTCCTGCATCTGGTACGCGCCGGAGGTGCTCAGGTCCGACGGCGtcgcggacgccgcggcggcggggaggtgcACCGAGAAGgccgacgtgtacagcttcgccATGATCTGCTTCGAGCTGCTGACCGGCAAGGTGCCGTTCGAGGACAACCACCTGCAGGGCGACAAGACGAGCAAGAACATCTgcgccggcgagcggccgcTGTTCCCGTTCCAGGCGCCCAAGTACCTCACCGCGCTGACGAAGCGGTGCTGGCACGCCGACCCGGCGCAGCGGCCGGCGTTCGCCTCCATCTGCCGCGTCCTCCGGTACGTCAAGCGGTTCCTGATCCTGAacccggagcagcagcagcagcagcagggccaGACCGACGACGCGCCCAAGCCGGCCGTCGACTACCTCGACATCGAGGCGCAGCTGCTGAAGAAGCTCCCGGCGTGGCagcgtggcggcgaggcgccgcgCGTCGCCGACGTGCCGTTCCAGATGTTCGCGTACAGGGTCatggagagggagaaggccgccggcgccgtgcacGTCGCCAAGGACAGGGCCTCGGATTCGGGCAGCGACGGGAACTCGCTGTACGGCGACGAGAACGGGTTCGGTGCAATGTCGCCGGAGCACACCTTCTCCGCCGTGTCGAACGGCACCCTGCGGTCGCGGCCGGCCAGCAGCGACGGCAGGTTGCCGACGGCCAAGAAGGCGGACGGCAAGGCGCCCAGGCAAGCAG GGCCACAGCCGAAGGTGAAACCCGTgaacacggcggcgaggacTCCGCAGTCGGCAAGGCGGGCGCTCGGCGTGAAGCCCGACGATCACCTCCAGACCAACGGCGCTCCCACCGCCCGCCGGAGGACGCCCGAGATGGCCTCAGAATAG